The following coding sequences lie in one Jonesia denitrificans DSM 20603 genomic window:
- a CDS encoding HpcH/HpaI aldolase/citrate lyase family protein, producing the protein MTTNNTTQHEPPPGGRASVGDTPDTPRVRNERAAKLPANLSRSWLLVNATKPDQFEPALLSEADSVIFDLEAAVPDDRKEEARFHVVNALNTGLSAWVRINAMDTEHWKTDLEALIQTPGLRGVMLAQTEKPEQVTLTAMRLHAGTPVIALIESALGVENATAIASAPGTFRLAFGVNDFRKDTGATEDPMALAYARGKLVVASRVGKLPGPIDGPPAATDSVDAVLAACGVTQRMGMTGKMCLTIDQVDDVNRGLSPSEEELEWARELITQHEQAQRGRGVDIADGSYLPRLARAQKVANLADTYGLWKN; encoded by the coding sequence ATGACCACGAACAACACAACGCAACACGAACCACCACCAGGCGGTCGCGCATCGGTAGGTGACACTCCTGACACGCCACGTGTACGCAACGAACGGGCAGCGAAACTCCCCGCGAACCTGTCCCGATCCTGGCTGCTCGTCAACGCCACCAAACCCGACCAGTTCGAACCGGCACTACTCTCAGAAGCCGACTCAGTCATTTTTGACCTCGAAGCCGCTGTGCCTGACGACCGGAAAGAAGAAGCACGCTTCCACGTGGTCAACGCCCTGAACACTGGGCTATCTGCATGGGTGCGCATCAACGCCATGGACACAGAGCACTGGAAAACAGACCTCGAAGCGTTGATCCAAACCCCAGGGCTCCGCGGTGTCATGCTCGCCCAAACGGAAAAACCTGAACAAGTGACCCTCACCGCCATGCGGTTACACGCAGGCACCCCCGTGATCGCTCTCATCGAATCGGCGCTCGGCGTGGAAAACGCCACCGCGATCGCGTCCGCCCCCGGAACCTTCCGGCTCGCCTTCGGTGTCAACGACTTCCGCAAAGACACCGGCGCCACTGAAGACCCCATGGCGTTAGCCTACGCACGAGGGAAACTTGTCGTCGCGTCCCGCGTGGGTAAACTCCCCGGCCCTATCGACGGCCCGCCCGCGGCTACAGACTCCGTAGACGCCGTACTGGCTGCCTGTGGGGTCACACAACGCATGGGAATGACCGGGAAAATGTGCCTCACCATTGACCAGGTCGACGACGTGAACCGTGGACTGTCCCCCAGCGAGGAAGAACTCGAATGGGCGCGGGAACTCATCACCCAACACGAACAAGCGCAACGCGGACGCGGCGTGGACATTGCGGACGGGTCCTACCTGCCACGCCTCGCCCGTGCCCAAAAAGTTGCGAACCTCGCCGACACCTACGGCCTGTGGAAAAACTAG
- a CDS encoding antibiotic biosynthesis monooxygenase family protein codes for MSVVKINAITIPDGAGQELEKRFAARKHMVDSEPGFEGFQLLRPTAGESRYFVVTQWASQTDFERWRDGRAKDAHANGGTREGGSDGGAHSANPTGDTEQPRTPVATGAELLEFEVVEF; via the coding sequence ATGTCAGTCGTCAAAATCAATGCCATCACCATCCCTGACGGTGCAGGTCAAGAACTCGAGAAACGGTTCGCCGCACGCAAACACATGGTCGATTCGGAGCCAGGGTTCGAAGGGTTCCAGCTGTTGCGCCCCACAGCCGGTGAGTCACGATACTTTGTGGTAACCCAGTGGGCATCCCAAACTGATTTTGAACGCTGGCGCGATGGCCGGGCAAAAGACGCACACGCTAACGGCGGCACACGTGAAGGTGGCTCTGATGGCGGTGCCCACAGCGCCAACCCCACCGGAGACACTGAGCAGCCGCGAACACCCGTCGCCACGGGGGCTGAACTCCTCGAATTTGAGGTTGTAGAGTTCTAA